A DNA window from Paraburkholderia sp. IMGN_8 contains the following coding sequences:
- the fdxH gene encoding formate dehydrogenase subunit beta: MALQSLDIKRLSATTLPEPQVREPVTGTVAKLIDVSKCIGCKACQTACMEWNDLRDEVGDTIGIYDNPRDLSEHSWTVMRFSEYENTEGDLEWLIRKDGCMHCEDPGCLKACPSPGAIVQYTNGIVDFHEENCIGCGYCVTGCPFNVPRISKKDNRAYKCTLCSDRVAVGQEPACVKTCPTGAIMFGTKEDMKQQAEDRIVDLKERGFQNAGLYDPAGVGGTHVMYVLHHADKANLYHGLPQNPKISPMVTLWKGLAKPLALAGIAFAAVAGFFHYTRVGPNEVTEAEEAEAQHEADEARRSRELSDETH, from the coding sequence ATGGCACTGCAATCACTGGATATCAAACGCCTCTCAGCCACGACCTTGCCGGAGCCGCAAGTCCGCGAGCCGGTCACGGGGACAGTCGCCAAGCTCATCGATGTGTCGAAGTGCATCGGCTGCAAGGCGTGTCAGACGGCCTGCATGGAATGGAACGATCTCCGCGATGAAGTCGGCGACACGATCGGTATTTACGACAACCCGCGCGATCTGAGCGAGCATTCGTGGACCGTCATGCGCTTCTCGGAGTACGAGAATACGGAAGGCGATCTCGAATGGCTGATCCGCAAGGACGGCTGTATGCATTGCGAGGATCCGGGCTGTCTGAAGGCCTGTCCTTCGCCGGGCGCGATCGTGCAGTACACCAACGGCATCGTGGATTTTCACGAGGAAAACTGCATCGGCTGCGGCTATTGCGTGACCGGTTGCCCGTTCAACGTGCCGCGCATTTCGAAGAAGGACAACCGCGCGTACAAGTGCACGCTGTGTTCGGACCGTGTGGCTGTCGGTCAGGAACCGGCGTGCGTGAAGACCTGCCCGACCGGCGCGATCATGTTCGGCACCAAGGAAGACATGAAGCAGCAAGCGGAGGATCGGATTGTCGATCTGAAGGAACGGGGTTTCCAGAACGCGGGCCTGTACGACCCCGCCGGGGTGGGCGGCACGCATGTGATGTACGTGCTGCATCACGCCGATAAAGCTAACCTCTATCACGGCTTGCCACAGAATCCGAAGATCAGTCCGATGGTTACGCTCTGGAAGGGGCTCGCGAAACCGCTGGCGCTGGCAGGCATCGCGTTCGCGGCCGTGGCGGGTTTCTTTCACTACACCCGCGTGGGTCCGAACGAGGTGACGGAGGCGGAAGAAGCCGAAGCGCAGCACGAAGCCGACGAAGCGCGCCGTTCCCGGGAGTTGTCTGATGAAACACACTGA